A genomic window from Maridesulfovibrio sp. includes:
- the putP gene encoding sodium/proline symporter PutP, translating into MIQIETLLTFGVYLVFLLAVGWYFYKRTSNIEGYILGGRGLGGWVTALSAQASDMSGWLLMGLPGAVYLGGMTEAWIAIGLFIGTALNWIFISARLRVYTQMTDTLTISSFFEKRFNDPTSLLRVGSAVIILIFFTIYSSSGLVAAGKLFESMFNIDYSVAVITGAVVIVSYTFLGGFMAVCWTDFFQGGLMFFAIILVPVLGTIHSGGISAIEAEMVARHISISLFHNGAGTPLSVLAVISTMAWGLGYFGQPHILTRFMGISSISELPKATAVALIWVVISLAGAVVVGMVAIPMFDGLHGGEQEKVFIYMIAKLFNPWVGGVLLAAILSAIMSTIDSQLLVSSSALTEDFYKKILRREASEKELMLVGRLCVLVISIIAMSMALTPGNTVLGLVSYAWGGFGAAFGPVVIFSLFSRKTTWISALSGMVVGTLVLIFWKDSGLGATMYEIVPGFAANMLTILVVNMVVPQNNEEILSGFDDMEAALKK; encoded by the coding sequence GTGATTCAGATTGAGACTTTGTTAACTTTTGGTGTTTATCTGGTTTTCCTGCTGGCGGTTGGCTGGTATTTCTACAAACGGACTTCGAATATTGAAGGTTACATCCTCGGCGGACGCGGACTCGGCGGTTGGGTTACTGCTCTTTCAGCGCAAGCCAGTGATATGTCCGGCTGGTTGCTCATGGGCCTTCCGGGCGCTGTCTACCTTGGCGGTATGACCGAGGCATGGATCGCAATCGGTCTTTTTATCGGTACTGCTTTAAACTGGATTTTTATTTCTGCGCGTCTGCGTGTTTATACCCAGATGACAGACACCCTTACAATATCATCCTTTTTTGAAAAGAGATTCAATGATCCAACCAGCCTTCTCCGGGTCGGTTCCGCGGTCATCATTCTTATTTTCTTCACGATCTATTCTTCATCCGGTCTGGTTGCTGCAGGTAAACTCTTCGAGTCAATGTTCAATATTGATTACTCTGTTGCTGTTATCACCGGAGCTGTAGTTATCGTTTCCTATACTTTTCTCGGCGGTTTCATGGCTGTCTGCTGGACGGATTTCTTTCAGGGGGGGCTGATGTTTTTCGCTATCATCCTTGTACCTGTTCTGGGGACAATCCATAGCGGAGGCATCTCAGCTATTGAAGCAGAGATGGTAGCAAGGCATATTTCCATCAGCCTTTTTCATAACGGAGCTGGGACACCGCTCTCTGTTCTCGCTGTAATCTCAACCATGGCATGGGGGCTTGGGTATTTCGGACAACCTCACATTTTAACCCGTTTCATGGGGATCAGTTCCATCAGTGAACTTCCCAAAGCCACTGCGGTAGCTTTGATCTGGGTTGTGATATCTCTTGCCGGAGCAGTTGTTGTTGGCATGGTTGCTATTCCCATGTTTGACGGACTGCATGGCGGGGAGCAGGAGAAAGTCTTTATTTACATGATCGCCAAGCTCTTTAACCCCTGGGTTGGCGGTGTGCTGCTTGCGGCCATTCTTTCTGCAATCATGTCAACTATCGATTCGCAGTTGCTGGTATCCTCTTCCGCGCTGACAGAGGATTTCTATAAAAAGATCCTGCGCCGTGAAGCTTCAGAAAAAGAACTTATGCTTGTCGGACGTCTCTGCGTTCTTGTCATTTCCATCATAGCCATGAGTATGGCTTTGACACCCGGGAACACTGTTCTTGGTCTGGTTTCTTATGCCTGGGGCGGATTTGGTGCTGCTTTTGGCCCGGTTGTTATTTTCTCCCTGTTTAGTAGGAAGACCACCTGGATTTCCGCACTTTCAGGTATGGTTGTAGGTACTCTGGTTCTGATTTTCTGGAAAGACTCAGGACTTGGTGCGACCATGTATGAAATCGTTCCTGGATTTGCTGCAAATATGCTGACTATTCTGGTTGTGAACATGGTTGTTCCGCAGAATAACGAGGAAATTCTGTCTGGTTTTGATGATATGGAGGCAGCTCTAAAAAAATAA
- a CDS encoding helix-turn-helix transcriptional regulator: MSDIVERFLSVKNLVGIKRNEFCKRVGVSSTTHDNYKKGKGTPKAPFLSKVCEEFCINGHWLLTGEGEIFMDEPPTPPRSADPNILSSGQNINLIGLAQCGIDGWSQTMPIAINSSVPEFHNDYIAALTIGDSMVPAGILPGNIVYCDPRLQPSKGEPVFVMRRDAHKEESAGVKIYNGHDEKWIYLQGWLNKQGNKPQKEFNIQQLVNEICMIAPVVMIRRRI, from the coding sequence ATGTCCGATATTGTTGAAAGATTCCTGAGTGTCAAAAACCTTGTAGGCATCAAACGTAACGAATTTTGCAAAAGAGTAGGCGTTTCGAGCACAACCCACGACAACTATAAAAAAGGCAAGGGTACCCCAAAGGCTCCGTTCTTGAGTAAAGTATGTGAAGAATTCTGTATTAACGGTCATTGGCTGCTTACTGGAGAGGGGGAAATCTTCATGGATGAACCACCGACTCCGCCGCGTTCAGCAGACCCGAATATCTTGAGTTCCGGTCAAAATATCAACCTGATAGGTCTTGCTCAATGCGGCATAGACGGCTGGTCCCAGACTATGCCCATTGCCATCAACAGCTCTGTCCCTGAATTCCATAATGATTATATTGCAGCACTCACAATTGGTGATTCCATGGTCCCCGCCGGCATTCTTCCCGGCAACATAGTTTATTGCGACCCACGCTTACAGCCCTCCAAGGGTGAACCTGTCTTCGTGATGCGTCGAGACGCGCACAAAGAGGAATCCGCCGGAGTTAAAATTTACAATGGGCATGATGAAAAATGGATATATCTACAAGGCTGGCTCAATAAACAAGGCAATAAACCGCAAAAGGAATTTAATATTCAGCAACTGGTCAACGAAATCTGCATGATCGCGCCTGTAGTTATGATTCGCAGGAGGATTTAA
- a CDS encoding tyrosine-type recombinase/integrase, producing MADFVKVKNMTGVFYYEHANKRYRGKPDRTFYISYKISGKRKKEKVGLLSEGFTAAFASQVRAERLRQLRNQTLPTALQGKDITLDEAWDRFRDTHLILSKNTETVSIEDQRYRKHIQPRFGHMPLSRITPFDLEEFKSELLQQYAPQSTSHIIGLIRRTYVKHIEWKLWTGTPPTAEIKIPKSDNGRYRYLTVEEAKDLLEELSPTKTQYGHKGSSTTYNMTLLALHTGMRFKEIANLRGEHINLKDKTLRIVESKNYKGRTLYLTNQAFEMLSTLPLKAGELVFPGQTGKVMTRISNGFKSAVNRLELNKGITDDRDKIVFHSLRHTFASWMAIEGVSLYGIADMLGHSSLEMVKRYAHLCPDVYRQATETFEKYFNKK from the coding sequence ATGGCCGATTTTGTGAAGGTAAAAAACATGACCGGAGTGTTCTATTACGAGCATGCCAACAAACGATACCGGGGCAAACCGGACCGTACTTTCTACATTTCTTATAAGATAAGCGGCAAACGAAAAAAAGAAAAGGTCGGCTTGCTCTCTGAAGGATTCACTGCCGCATTTGCATCTCAGGTCCGCGCGGAACGTTTGCGCCAGCTCCGTAACCAGACTCTGCCTACCGCCCTGCAAGGGAAAGATATCACTCTTGATGAAGCCTGGGATAGATTCCGAGACACTCACCTCATACTCAGCAAAAATACGGAGACCGTATCGATTGAGGATCAACGCTACCGTAAGCATATCCAGCCCAGATTCGGACACATGCCACTGTCCAGGATAACCCCATTTGACTTGGAGGAATTCAAATCCGAGCTTCTGCAACAGTATGCCCCTCAATCTACCAGTCATATTATCGGACTGATCCGCCGGACATATGTAAAACACATAGAATGGAAACTCTGGACCGGCACACCGCCCACCGCAGAAATCAAGATTCCCAAATCCGACAACGGTCGCTACCGCTACCTGACTGTAGAGGAAGCCAAGGATCTGCTGGAAGAATTGAGCCCGACTAAAACCCAGTACGGTCATAAAGGAAGCTCCACTACATATAATATGACCCTTCTGGCCCTTCACACAGGTATGCGCTTCAAAGAGATCGCCAACCTCAGGGGTGAGCATATCAACCTTAAAGATAAAACCCTGCGCATAGTTGAAAGCAAGAATTACAAGGGCCGGACCCTGTATCTTACCAATCAGGCCTTTGAAATGCTTTCCACTCTGCCTCTTAAAGCCGGCGAACTTGTTTTCCCTGGACAAACAGGGAAAGTCATGACGCGCATCAGCAATGGTTTCAAAAGTGCAGTAAACAGGCTTGAACTCAACAAAGGAATCACCGACGATCGGGACAAAATTGTTTTCCACTCCCTGCGGCACACCTTCGCCAGCTGGATGGCCATAGAAGGTGTCTCGCTCTACGGCATAGCCGATATGCTCGGCCATTCCAGCCTTGAAATGGTCAAGAGGTATGCCCATCTTTGTCCCGATGTTTACCGACAGGCCACGGAGACCTTTGAAAAGTACTTTAACAAGAAATAG
- a CDS encoding helix-turn-helix domain-containing protein: MNLESLSLEEVRKELREAAREAFAPAAELAKLQNRLSVTPAEAAQLIGVSPDTLRNWRVQKRGPEYSKIGTKVVYEVPKLRKWLEANGRKTISC; this comes from the coding sequence ATGAATTTAGAGTCTCTTTCACTTGAAGAAGTTCGCAAGGAATTACGTGAGGCAGCGCGTGAAGCTTTCGCACCAGCTGCGGAGTTGGCAAAGCTGCAAAATCGTTTGTCTGTAACGCCAGCTGAGGCTGCTCAGTTAATAGGTGTTTCTCCTGATACTCTACGGAACTGGAGAGTTCAGAAGCGGGGGCCGGAGTATTCTAAGATAGGAACCAAGGTTGTTTATGAAGTGCCAAAACTTCGCAAATGGTTGGAAGCAAATGGCAGAAAAACTATTTCTTGTTAA
- a CDS encoding ParA family protein codes for MRKIAVCISKGGVGKTTTAANVSHGLAMRGHKVALIDLDTQGQVQRFFGVDQKSTLTDLIRGVPLKDCLVEVRDNLQLIAGGAALAGLKEWISTRTMKREMVVSELLKPLENMGFDFVIIDTSPGWGALNVNVFFYVDELLCPVRLEAMSMDGLKEFIGNLGEVQRYRDDLKMDYVVPTFLDRREKQCEEVHAMLQNHFKGAVTMPIPKNVRLSESFGQGQTIYEYAPDCPGAHTYNELTDLVQSYVR; via the coding sequence ATGCGTAAAATAGCTGTCTGCATTTCCAAGGGCGGGGTGGGTAAGACCACAACTGCTGCAAATGTGTCGCACGGGCTGGCTATGCGTGGCCATAAGGTTGCCTTGATAGATCTGGATACTCAGGGGCAGGTGCAGCGGTTCTTTGGAGTGGATCAGAAAAGTACGCTGACGGACCTTATCCGGGGAGTTCCGCTTAAGGATTGTCTGGTTGAGGTGCGGGATAATCTTCAACTTATTGCTGGAGGGGCTGCGCTGGCCGGGCTGAAGGAATGGATATCTACCCGGACCATGAAACGGGAGATGGTTGTCTCAGAGCTGCTGAAGCCGCTGGAGAATATGGGCTTTGATTTTGTGATCATCGATACCTCTCCGGGCTGGGGTGCTTTAAATGTGAATGTGTTCTTTTATGTGGACGAGCTGCTTTGCCCGGTAAGGCTGGAAGCTATGTCTATGGATGGGCTTAAAGAGTTTATCGGCAATTTGGGTGAGGTGCAGCGTTATCGCGATGATCTGAAGATGGATTATGTTGTGCCTACCTTTCTGGATCGCAGGGAAAAGCAGTGCGAAGAGGTGCATGCAATGTTGCAGAATCATTTCAAGGGTGCTGTGACCATGCCTATCCCGAAGAATGTCAGACTGTCCGAATCCTTTGGGCAGGGCCAGACTATTTATGAATATGCTCCTGATTGTCCCGGTGCGCATACCTACAATGAATTGACAGATTTGGTGCAGAGCTATGTCCGGTAG
- a CDS encoding helix-turn-helix transcriptional regulator, with protein MPITFTIDSDQSKRLAFDLWCRENGVKKKDLAELMDVSPQRFSQILNGEYVSSAVYDELKELEIEGLKIPSELIPVPSSPKKPGPKAKEA; from the coding sequence TTGCCAATAACATTTACTATTGATTCGGATCAAAGTAAACGGCTCGCCTTTGATTTGTGGTGTCGTGAGAATGGGGTCAAGAAAAAAGACTTGGCGGAGCTGATGGATGTTTCTCCACAAAGGTTCTCTCAGATCCTTAACGGGGAATATGTCAGCAGCGCGGTCTATGACGAGCTTAAAGAGCTTGAAATAGAAGGTTTGAAAATTCCAAGTGAATTGATCCCTGTTCCCTCCAGCCCTAAAAAGCCCGGCCCAAAAGCCAAGGAGGCCTAA
- a CDS encoding SIR2 family protein, translating to MDFTKAINMALDNKSLLFLGAGYSLGATAINGKNLLTAPQLAEKLCELAHITKTTNLMDAADDYIDEVADIDQVIETLSKYLKAKKVEPYHQKIAQIPWRCVFTTNYDNVYELACLNESKNYKIATMSDSIQAIGAKENLVVHLNGMIERLDRNTIQTEFKLSNSSYLTSEFINSLWYEKFIREAEISKSIFFIGYSLYDIDIKRILNAHPTLKEKTFFILPNFATEREKKIACKFGTLIEKTTEEFSQTLTKSQERFIPTTKEPLLTSFELTNDRTYSTTPIRIHYDDVFELFFLGNYDKNKIYQSLLSESKDRYYIKRKELLDIFSIIKDGSCKNILIQSDFGNGKTLLIEGLKALCAKNGLPCYQLIEHSNSSVAELDYILKKTNKQILIIEDYNRYTHLLKQISISRPDNLILILSERTAINDIFIDRLSKNLSITEQQEDLRIFNINILDDESITELVETFNDYGLWQDFSNENFYTKIKTISINCKGAFAHTLLKAIKSSDIEKRLRNIYDELKDNSAYRDIVTTICIFSSISYNIDVQTVLNILDNPIRNSVTFETNPAVREIFNTNTYQISLKSSILAKHIISTFLNANHVVSILIKTYEYCNKRNQGHNNKYFLVMRELDKFSNIQDLLPREQRLQSSADYFDGIGALNNNSSNYHYWLQYAISKTVYEDFPQAKTMFNSAYSLYRKKNTKTRNNMLDNHYARFLLLRAIKTDNHSSYTIFKKANTIVQRQIHLVKETEHFPYRCTILYPDYFRKEISNLTEDNILHFMVQLRQILKQIKKIPSPLQYNRNVSISRTNLTKLLHTIESSLEQI from the coding sequence ATGGATTTCACCAAAGCAATTAACATGGCACTGGACAACAAATCTCTATTGTTCTTAGGCGCGGGATACAGCCTCGGTGCTACGGCTATAAATGGCAAAAATTTACTAACAGCACCACAACTTGCAGAAAAACTTTGTGAATTAGCTCACATCACCAAAACAACTAATCTAATGGATGCGGCTGATGACTATATCGACGAAGTCGCAGATATAGATCAAGTCATAGAAACTCTTTCAAAATATTTAAAAGCTAAGAAAGTTGAACCATACCACCAAAAAATTGCACAAATTCCTTGGCGTTGTGTTTTTACTACAAATTATGACAATGTTTATGAATTAGCCTGCTTAAATGAAAGTAAAAACTATAAAATAGCGACAATGTCAGACAGTATTCAAGCAATTGGTGCTAAAGAAAATTTAGTAGTCCACTTAAACGGAATGATAGAAAGACTAGACAGAAACACAATTCAAACTGAGTTTAAGCTTTCTAATTCTAGCTACCTAACTAGTGAATTCATAAATTCTTTGTGGTATGAAAAATTCATTCGGGAAGCTGAAATTTCAAAATCTATATTTTTCATTGGATATTCACTATACGATATAGACATCAAACGAATTCTCAATGCTCACCCTACATTAAAGGAAAAGACCTTTTTCATTCTCCCAAACTTTGCGACCGAAAGAGAAAAAAAAATTGCATGTAAATTTGGAACATTAATCGAAAAGACGACAGAAGAATTTTCCCAAACATTAACTAAATCACAAGAAAGATTTATACCCACAACAAAAGAACCACTACTAACATCATTCGAATTAACTAATGATCGTACATACTCTACAACTCCTATTCGTATTCACTACGATGATGTATTTGAGTTATTTTTTCTTGGCAACTATGACAAAAATAAAATCTACCAAAGCCTTCTCTCAGAAAGTAAAGATAGATATTACATAAAAAGAAAAGAACTATTAGATATTTTCTCAATAATTAAAGACGGAAGTTGTAAAAATATTTTAATCCAATCTGACTTTGGTAATGGTAAAACACTACTAATAGAAGGGTTAAAAGCTCTTTGCGCAAAAAATGGATTACCATGCTATCAACTTATTGAACATAGTAATTCTTCTGTGGCTGAACTTGACTATATCTTAAAAAAAACAAATAAACAAATACTTATCATTGAAGACTACAATAGATATACCCACCTACTTAAACAAATTTCAATATCACGGCCGGACAATTTAATTTTAATACTTTCAGAGAGGACAGCCATTAATGATATTTTTATTGATAGGCTATCAAAAAATCTTTCTATCACTGAACAACAAGAAGACCTACGTATTTTTAATATTAACATCCTAGATGATGAATCAATTACAGAACTAGTTGAAACTTTTAATGACTACGGTCTTTGGCAAGACTTTTCCAATGAAAATTTTTACACAAAAATTAAAACGATCTCTATAAACTGCAAAGGTGCATTTGCACACACCCTTTTAAAAGCGATTAAATCTAGCGACATAGAAAAAAGACTCCGTAATATTTATGATGAATTAAAAGACAATTCAGCATATAGAGATATAGTAACCACAATTTGTATTTTTTCTTCAATCAGCTACAATATTGATGTTCAAACTGTTTTAAACATTCTAGACAATCCAATAAGAAACTCTGTTACTTTTGAGACAAATCCAGCGGTAAGAGAGATATTTAATACTAATACATATCAAATATCATTAAAATCTTCAATTCTAGCAAAACATATAATTTCAACATTCTTAAACGCTAACCATGTTGTTTCTATACTCATAAAAACATATGAATACTGCAACAAAAGAAATCAGGGCCATAATAACAAATATTTTTTAGTAATGAGGGAGTTGGATAAGTTTTCAAATATTCAAGATTTATTGCCCAGAGAACAACGCCTTCAATCTTCAGCGGATTACTTTGACGGCATAGGAGCACTCAACAACAACAGTTCAAATTACCATTACTGGTTACAGTATGCTATTTCAAAAACTGTTTATGAGGATTTTCCACAAGCAAAAACTATGTTTAACTCAGCATATTCTCTATATAGGAAGAAAAACACTAAAACAAGAAACAATATGCTGGACAACCATTACGCTCGTTTTTTATTACTTCGTGCAATAAAAACTGATAACCACTCTAGTTATACAATATTTAAAAAAGCCAACACAATTGTGCAAAGACAAATACATTTAGTTAAAGAGACAGAACACTTCCCTTATAGGTGTACAATTTTATATCCTGATTATTTTCGCAAAGAGATTTCAAACCTTACTGAAGACAACATCCTTCATTTCATGGTCCAACTCAGACAAATATTAAAACAAATAAAAAAAATACCATCACCTCTTCAATACAATCGCAATGTCTCTATTTCCAGAACCAATCTTACCAAACTATTACATACAATTGAATCATCCCTAGAACAAATTTAA
- a CDS encoding Rha family transcriptional regulator: MADITPILSIEKGRPIVSSLSIAEHFGKRHDNIIRDIAKLEIPDNFRLLNFEESSYINGQNKHQPAYNLTRDGFTILVMGFTGKAAMKWKIRYIEAFNAMEKQLLEPQQLSPTTPASFEQHKELFPLITEWCILLKDKDIWQPQEVFHQAVAAMQVAIGKPKATPINTLTAIEIEYAREYLNAQIAILKDTTPVLSLEDQEAARLRSERARKAARARWDRSKR, encoded by the coding sequence ATGGCTGATATAACACCAATCCTATCCATCGAAAAGGGCCGTCCCATAGTCTCATCATTGAGCATTGCCGAGCACTTCGGCAAGCGACATGACAACATAATTCGCGACATAGCCAAACTTGAAATTCCAGATAATTTTAGGCTCCTCAATTTTGAGGAGTCCTCTTACATCAACGGACAGAACAAACACCAACCCGCCTACAACCTAACCCGTGACGGCTTCACGATCCTAGTCATGGGCTTCACTGGCAAGGCAGCCATGAAGTGGAAAATCCGCTACATAGAAGCTTTCAACGCCATGGAAAAGCAACTGCTGGAACCACAGCAGCTCTCCCCAACCACCCCGGCCAGCTTCGAGCAGCATAAAGAGCTATTCCCGCTCATCACAGAATGGTGCATCCTGCTCAAGGATAAAGACATCTGGCAACCGCAGGAAGTATTCCATCAGGCAGTAGCAGCCATGCAGGTTGCTATAGGAAAACCTAAAGCCACTCCGATAAATACCCTGACTGCCATTGAAATAGAATACGCACGGGAATACCTGAACGCCCAGATCGCCATCCTAAAAGATACCACCCCGGTTCTTTCACTGGAAGATCAAGAAGCAGCGCGATTACGCTCTGAACGAGCGCGGAAGGCTGCGCGGGCTCGGTGGGATAGGAGCAAAAGATAA